GAAATGTTTACCATCGCCCGCGAATGGAATAATCAGGACCAATTAGAACTGAATTTTCCAATGGAAATTACCACCCATGCCCAGGTAAACAATTCTATAAGTGTAGAACGTGGACCTATTGTTTATGCACTAGAAATTAAGGCGGTAAATAAGGTAACCAAAACGCATCCTGTTGCTGGTTTTACAGATTACGAAATCCACCCAGAATCGGCATGGAATTATGGTTTAATGATCGGTAAAAGTGGCTTAAACAATGCTAGCGTGCTAAAATCGAAAATGCCAGAAAACCCTTTTATTGCAGCAAGCGCACCGGTTAAAGTAAAGGTTCAGGCAAAAAAGATTCCATCGTGGGGCTTAGATTACAATAAACTGGCTGCTTTTGATGTGCCCTTTAGTCCAATTGTATCAGCTGAGAAACAGGAGGAAGTTATGTTGGTGCCATACGGATCTGAAAATATTCGCCTAAGCTGTTTCCCAGTAATCGGTGAGCCCAAAAAAATAAATAAAACTTTAGTTGAAAACTTTGATCGCGGAATGGCCCGCAATTGGGTTTTTTATGGAGGCGGCTGGTTTTGGAAAGATGGGCAGGTTAACGCGGCATCAAATTCAGGTTCTGGTGGTTATGGTATAAATGGATCTAAATATGTGGCTAATGGAACAGATTTTAAAGATTTTATTTATCAGGCAGATGTTAAAATCAATACTGCAGGCGATGCTGGTTTAATGTTCAGGGTTTCTAATCCAGCTATTGGCCCCGATGCTTACCAAGGCTATTATGTGGGATTAGATCAATTAAATGGGAACATATTATTAGGAAAAGCTAGCGGGCAAAAATGGACCGTCATAAGTTCAGGAAAATATCCTGTTGAAATGAACAAAATGTATACCTTAAAGATAGTGGCAAAGGGAGATAAATTTGACATTTTTATCAACGGATCAGCTCAGCCTGTTCTTTCAGCAACAGATAATCAATACACCTCTGGTAGTATAGGATTAAGAGCGTATAAAGCATTGGCAAGCTTCGATTCGGTAAAAATTAACGCCTTTTAACATCTGCTCAGGGCGATTTTAAACTTTACGGCAAGGAATTTGTTAACTATAGCAGTAATAAATAAAGTAAAATTATGAAATTATACAAATCAATTCCCATAATGCTCTTTACCCTTGCACTTGCTGCGGGTTGTGTAAGTAATAAGAAGTATGCCGAACTTCAGGATACTTATACTAAGTTAAGAGAAAGAAATCAGGAGCTAAGTAATAAATACCAGGATAGTCAGCGTGAACTTAGTGGAAGTACCAGTAGGGTTAAAAGTTTAGAAGAGCAGATTGCGTCAGAAAAGGCCAACGTAACGGCATTGCAAGAAGCTTTAAACAAATGTTTAAATTCTAGTAGTCAGGGAAATGTTAATATTTCGAAACTGGTTGATGAGATTAATAGTTCAAATAAATACATCAAACAACTGGTTAATGCCAAAAACAAAAGCGATTCGCTTAATATGGTGTTAACTAATAACTTAACACGATCGTTGAGCAGGGAAGAATTAGGTGACGTTGATGTACAAGTACTTAAGGGTGTAGTATACATCTCTTTAGCTGATAATATGTTATATAAATCGGGCAGCTATGAAGTTTCTGATAAAGCTGGTGAGACTTTAAGCAAAATTGCCAAAATTATTAAAGATTACGATACCTATGATGTGTTAATAGAAGGTAATACTGATAATGTGCCTATTGCTCAAACAAATATCCGTAACAACTGGGATTTAAGTGCCTTGCGTGCCTCGTCAGTAGTCCAGGTATTGCAAAACAAGTATGCTGTTGACCCTAAACGTTTAACTGCCGGTGGGCGTGGAGAATTTAATCCAATTGCTGATAATACTACGGCAGGAGGAAAGGCGAAAAACAGACGTACACAAATTATTATTACGCCTAAATTAGATCAGTTTATGGACCTGATCGGAAAAGCACCTGAGCAATCTCAAAAATAAAAGCATAAAATAATTAAACATATAAAGGGCTGGAATTAATTTTTCGAGCCCTTTTTTGTATAGAAAGCTTTCCTCTTGCTTTCTAATATTTGTTTATTCTGCCCGCGCTCCATTATGGGTTATGAGAAAACGGATAAGAAGATACCTTCGAACAGCAAAATATATTGCTTATAAAGAAACTTTAGTTAGTTTTAAAGAACATATTTGGACATTTTATCTTCTGTCTTGTCGGTTTTCTTATCTATTGTATTAATGCAGATTACAAAAATACTACATCCTCCAGGTGGGGCTACCGCACTTAGTGCCAATATAAGAGGCTAAAATCCAATCGCTAGGCTACCTTTATGTACTATGCCCCGTTTTATCTGGTGTCTTTATTTTGCTTCTGATGGCTATTATAATAAAAATAGCACAGCAATCGCACTTACCCTAACAATAAAAATGGTATAGGATTTGGCACCGTTACCGCAGATAAAAGAGCCGACCGTATTTAAATTTCAGCTCCATAAAAGGCTAAGAAATACTGATTTTTTTCTTTTGCTGGTTTAAATAAGCTGTGATCTGATTTAACATGATACTTCTTGTTGCCCTCACAGCAGATTTCAAAACTTCAGAACTTACACCTAAACGTTTAGCCCAGTAATTTCGGTCTGTTTCTTCAGATAATAAAATGATTTCTTCTTTGATATTCAGGGTTTGGGTGAGATTTTTCATAATTGTGATCATTAATTCAATTATTAGCACGCAGAAGCTCGATTTAGTTCTATAAAAATAGTTTTTTTTATTTGTAATAACAAGTTGTAAAACAGCTGATTAAAAAAAAATATTGTTTGTATTTCATTCACAAAGTATAACATCGAAAGCGTTTATTCTCTTAAATTAAATCGTTTTAGTAATAAAAAATGCAGATTCAGTAATTTGTAATTATTCAAAAAAATGATTTTATGTATTTTTAATTATACGTAAATTGACTATAATTGCTTGTTATTTATAAAAAAGTATTTTGTAATGGGCGATATGAGAAAGGGAGAAGTTACTCAGATTGACTTTGAATATGGACTAGGTATCATTATTGATGAAAATGGTCAAGATATTCACTTTCAATTAGATAATGTATCTGATCAAATTAATATAAATTCGAAAGTAATTTTTGAAATAGAATTAAACAAGAGCGGCTTAGTAGCAGTTAACGTTAAATTAGAAATGGAAGAAATAAAGGTCTAATTTCGCATACTTTAAGCAAGTGGTATTATTGATTATTTGAAGTAGGTAAGCTGAAATAAAAGGTAGAACCTTCCCCGAATTTACTTTTTGCCCAAATTTTTCCTTGATGCCTTTCAATTATTTCGGCACAAATGTACAGGCCAACTCCAAATCCTGCAATTGTTTTAGTATCAGGGCTCTCTACACGGTAAAAGCGATCGAAAAGTCTGGGCATATCATTTTCTCTAATGCCTATCCCTTCATCTTCTACACTCACAATGGCATAACCCTTTTGCATTTCGCATTTTATTGCAATTAATGAGTCTTTTTTTGAGTATTTGGCTGCGTTACCAATCAGGTTATTGATCACGTTACCAATTTTCTCTATATCGGCATTTACAATCATTTCTTCCGAACCAATTACCTGGATAAAATGGCTAGGTAAAACCATTCCATTTTCATCAGCTATAGTTTTAATTAAATCAACAAGATTAAAATTTGTTTTGTTCAGTAAAATTTTACCCGATTCTAACAAGGATACATTTAAAAAGCCATCAATCATTAACGACATTCTTTTTAATTGAACATTTATCTTATCGAGTATCTGGATGGGAAAATCATTATCAGTTTCTTTAAATTTATACTGTAAAAGTTGCACATAAGCGCTTAAAGATGTTAGTGGAGTTTTAAGCTCATGACTTACCATGCCGATAAAGTCATTTTTTCTAATTTCATCCTGTTTATGTTCCGTAATATCCAAAACAGCCCCTGCGATATAAACGGCTTTTCCATCTTCATTATAATAGGCTTTTCCTGCTGTTCTTAACCACTTGCTTTTAGCACTTATTCCATTCAAGTTAATTTGGTATTCGATGTTAAAAGCACTTCTGTGATGTAAGGCACGCCTGATACCACTGGTAAGATGACCAATGTCTTCCGGGCTTATCAATGATTTGGCTTCCTCAATGCCCAGCCTGTTATTTTCCAGTTCATAAATTTGTTGTGCCCTTTCTGATAAAAGTACCTGTTTACTTTCCAGATCGATATTCCATGAGCCCATTTCCGATGCATCCATGGCTATTTTTAAAATATCTTTAGCTTTAAGTAGTTCTTTTTTAAAGTTTACCTGCTCTGTAATATCTTTAATAATCACTAAAATTCTGGTTACTTCGTTTTTATCATTTTTTAAGGGCTCATAAAAAGCAATGAAATAACCATCAGAAACCGGTG
The nucleotide sequence above comes from Pedobacter riviphilus. Encoded proteins:
- a CDS encoding OmpA family protein, with the protein product MKLYKSIPIMLFTLALAAGCVSNKKYAELQDTYTKLRERNQELSNKYQDSQRELSGSTSRVKSLEEQIASEKANVTALQEALNKCLNSSSQGNVNISKLVDEINSSNKYIKQLVNAKNKSDSLNMVLTNNLTRSLSREELGDVDVQVLKGVVYISLADNMLYKSGSYEVSDKAGETLSKIAKIIKDYDTYDVLIEGNTDNVPIAQTNIRNNWDLSALRASSVVQVLQNKYAVDPKRLTAGGRGEFNPIADNTTAGGKAKNRRTQIIITPKLDQFMDLIGKAPEQSQK
- a CDS encoding HPP family protein, coding for MQITKILHPPGGATALSANIRG
- a CDS encoding DUF3606 domain-containing protein, whose amino-acid sequence is MKNLTQTLNIKEEIILLSEETDRNYWAKRLGVSSEVLKSAVRATRSIMLNQITAYLNQQKKKISIS
- a CDS encoding cold-shock protein, whose translation is MRKGEVTQIDFEYGLGIIIDENGQDIHFQLDNVSDQININSKVIFEIELNKSGLVAVNVKLEMEEIKV
- a CDS encoding PAS domain-containing sensor histidine kinase, yielding MIDLASPFLKALLKHSKSPIVIFKVKPILVVVEHNDAYQALIARVGGKLKFYDIDIIPNLLSDAEKNILIKTVQKVSELKAKQTLVIHPIYSNSPNVKWELEFSPVLQNDRPVEYLICSLREIPIDENDLEHILFELSESEARFRGFFEQAPLGMCVLKGPELITEYANDNILKLWGKSRKEVIGISQEEARPELEKQQALVKRVKDIFKNEQPLTINELKLSTPVSDGYFIAFYEPLKNDKNEVTRILVIIKDITEQVNFKKELLKAKDILKIAMDASEMGSWNIDLESKQVLLSERAQQIYELENNRLGIEEAKSLISPEDIGHLTSGIRRALHHRSAFNIEYQINLNGISAKSKWLRTAGKAYYNEDGKAVYIAGAVLDITEHKQDEIRKNDFIGMVSHELKTPLTSLSAYVQLLQYKFKETDNDFPIQILDKINVQLKRMSLMIDGFLNVSLLESGKILLNKTNFNLVDLIKTIADENGMVLPSHFIQVIGSEEMIVNADIEKIGNVINNLIGNAAKYSKKDSLIAIKCEMQKGYAIVSVEDEGIGIRENDMPRLFDRFYRVESPDTKTIAGFGVGLYICAEIIERHQGKIWAKSKFGEGSTFYFSLPTSNNQ